From Microbacterium sp. YJN-G, a single genomic window includes:
- a CDS encoding HEPN domain-containing protein, whose translation MKSKDQKAAIVAALELARMAVHSTEADPRIGWAWVNPSYRASPSRAFTGPDGSMTVADAGIAPLTDAVENILRMPGVREVWRDEDVWTVVLQLLAHVAVSPQADLDSAVDRILRPKPVRVVAALANVTWHSAPQTIGGITVARLASEKDAKHLAATLKLDAPSTNALVHHTEQLTGEFGSYVVATAASNRQERLAYDDFERSLEDLIGLTLMYSGRLEDYGIHSGRGATNRPGVRGLALDRGALGALLGEKGAGELGARVLSISGFGNRNGFHWFSADPMPIDKLIEGDECRLIAELLQSDDALAQRLRVAARWYARAFWASSEDDAALAVCVALDSLLTGKDAAPGAVSKGRFALLERDPARRQERFKRYDQVYGVRNAIAHGGGASRALADLGGSRSLLRDARWAAAQLADLRSVVLPKSDAELRDAWNGVQWGTIPWALDS comes from the coding sequence TTGAAGTCCAAGGACCAGAAAGCCGCAATAGTCGCCGCGCTGGAGCTGGCGCGTATGGCGGTGCACAGCACCGAGGCTGACCCGCGCATCGGATGGGCATGGGTCAACCCCAGCTACCGCGCATCGCCATCGAGGGCCTTCACGGGACCGGATGGTTCGATGACCGTCGCGGATGCAGGTATTGCACCGCTCACCGACGCGGTAGAGAACATCCTTCGGATGCCCGGCGTGCGCGAAGTCTGGCGTGACGAAGACGTCTGGACGGTCGTTCTCCAATTGCTCGCTCATGTCGCCGTAAGCCCTCAGGCTGATCTGGATTCTGCCGTCGACCGAATTCTGAGGCCTAAGCCGGTTCGCGTCGTGGCGGCCCTCGCCAACGTGACTTGGCACTCTGCGCCTCAGACAATCGGAGGGATCACGGTCGCCCGGTTGGCATCGGAGAAGGACGCGAAGCATCTGGCCGCGACGCTGAAGCTTGATGCACCATCCACCAATGCCCTCGTGCATCACACGGAACAGCTCACGGGCGAGTTCGGATCGTATGTCGTAGCGACCGCGGCGAGCAACAGGCAAGAGCGTCTGGCATATGACGACTTTGAGCGCTCACTCGAGGACCTAATTGGGCTCACGTTGATGTATTCGGGGCGTCTCGAAGATTACGGGATTCACTCCGGAAGAGGTGCCACCAATCGCCCAGGTGTCCGCGGCCTCGCGCTGGATCGAGGGGCGCTAGGAGCGCTGCTCGGCGAGAAGGGGGCAGGCGAGCTGGGTGCACGTGTTCTGTCTATCAGCGGCTTCGGCAACCGAAACGGATTCCACTGGTTCAGTGCTGACCCGATGCCGATCGACAAGCTGATCGAGGGAGATGAGTGCCGACTGATAGCCGAATTGCTTCAGTCCGATGATGCCCTCGCACAACGGCTTCGTGTGGCGGCGAGATGGTACGCGCGCGCCTTCTGGGCATCGTCCGAAGATGACGCGGCGCTCGCTGTTTGCGTCGCGCTCGATTCGCTGCTGACTGGGAAGGACGCTGCTCCTGGCGCTGTGAGCAAGGGGCGTTTCGCGCTTCTAGAACGCGATCCGGCGCGGCGTCAGGAGCGGTTCAAGCGATACGACCAGGTCTACGGAGTCCGCAATGCAATTGCGCACGGAGGCGGCGCGTCGAGGGCGTTGGCGGATCTCGGAGGATCACGTTCGTTGCTCAGAGACGCACGTTGGGCTGCCGCGCAGTTGGCAGACTTGCGCTCGGTTGTCCTTCCGAAGTCTGATGCAGAACTGAGGGATGCGTGGAACGGCGTTCAGTGGGGAACGATCCCTTGGGCACTCGATTCGTAG
- a CDS encoding VOC family protein, with product MDWKIELIFVPVTDIDRAKDFYQKVGFHADHDQTPTDGLRFVQMTPPGSACSIAFGMGLGVQLEPGQQNTIQVVVPDADEALAHLRGLGIDAQGVEELAWGRFVTFDDPDGNTWTLQQLPDYSGQG from the coding sequence ATGGACTGGAAGATCGAGCTGATCTTCGTGCCGGTCACCGATATCGACCGGGCGAAGGACTTCTACCAGAAGGTCGGCTTCCACGCCGACCACGACCAGACGCCGACGGACGGTCTGCGGTTCGTGCAGATGACCCCGCCGGGCTCGGCCTGCTCCATCGCGTTCGGGATGGGGCTGGGCGTCCAGCTCGAGCCAGGGCAGCAGAACACCATCCAGGTCGTCGTGCCGGATGCCGACGAGGCGCTCGCGCATCTGCGGGGGCTCGGCATCGACGCGCAGGGCGTGGAGGAGCTCGCCTGGGGCCGTTTCGTCACCTTCGACGACCCCGACGGCAACACCTGGACGCTGCAGCAGCTCCCCGACTACAGCGGGCAGGGCTGA